In Hymenobacter sublimis, a single genomic region encodes these proteins:
- a CDS encoding RBBP9/YdeN family alpha/beta hydrolase, which translates to MPPTILTVPGLGGSGPEHWQTRWEQQYGYRRVEQRNWHNPVCSEWVAALEAAVAAAVPEVVLVGHSLACATIAHWASVTQHPIKGALLVAPADVDRPDLPPEVTGFAPMPLARLPFPSIVVASTDDAYVTLARAQQFAHAWGSRLVNMGPRGHINSASGLGQWPQGQELLRELI; encoded by the coding sequence ATGCCTCCTACCATCCTCACCGTGCCCGGCCTAGGCGGTTCCGGCCCGGAGCACTGGCAAACCCGCTGGGAACAGCAGTACGGCTACCGGCGCGTAGAGCAGCGCAACTGGCATAATCCGGTGTGCTCGGAGTGGGTAGCAGCACTTGAAGCGGCCGTGGCTGCGGCGGTTCCGGAGGTGGTACTGGTAGGGCATAGTTTGGCTTGCGCCACCATTGCTCACTGGGCCAGCGTTACGCAGCACCCTATCAAAGGGGCCTTGCTGGTAGCGCCCGCCGACGTGGACCGGCCCGACCTTCCGCCCGAAGTGACGGGCTTTGCGCCCATGCCGCTGGCGCGCCTGCCGTTTCCGAGCATCGTGGTAGCGAGTACCGATGATGCGTACGTGACCTTGGCGCGGGCCCAGCAATTTGCCCACGCCTGGGGTAGCCGGCTGGTGAATATGGGGCCGCGGGGGCATATCAACTCGGCCTCTGGGCTGGGGCAGTGGCCACAGGGGCAAGAACTGTTGCGGGAGCTGATCTAG
- a CDS encoding M28 family peptidase — protein MSLFRSSTRWMLLSLLSLGACDTRRATPPAASPSNATAPMGADQNRLYADVKFLTSLQPARHYRNLKSLNEAADYIKTEFEKLDDGRVEEQPFRADGRQYRNIIVSFGSVDAPRLIVGAHYDVCGDTPGADDNASAVAGLLETARLLQQLGSNLKYRVELVAYPNEEPPYFATEYMGSAVHAKSLYEAKVPVRAMLCYEMIGYFRDEPGSQRFPNEQLAARYPNTGNFITVVGRTGQEAFTQQVQALMQTKADVDVQRINLPAEMGLAGLSDHRSYWKYGYEALMINDTAFLRNPNYHLPSDTIDTLDFRRMAEVVNGVYAVLLGL, from the coding sequence ATGTCTCTGTTCCGAAGCAGTACAAGGTGGATGCTGTTGAGCCTGCTAAGCCTGGGGGCCTGCGATACCCGCCGCGCTACGCCGCCGGCTGCTTCCCCTTCTAACGCTACTGCTCCCATGGGTGCCGACCAAAACCGCCTCTACGCCGACGTAAAGTTTCTGACCTCGCTGCAGCCCGCGCGCCACTACCGCAACCTGAAGTCGTTGAACGAAGCGGCGGACTATATCAAAACCGAATTTGAGAAGCTGGATGACGGCCGGGTGGAAGAACAGCCCTTCCGCGCCGATGGCCGGCAGTACCGCAACATTATCGTATCCTTCGGCTCCGTTGATGCGCCCCGGCTAATTGTGGGCGCGCATTATGACGTGTGCGGCGATACGCCCGGGGCCGATGATAACGCCAGCGCCGTGGCGGGGCTGCTGGAAACCGCGCGCCTGTTGCAGCAGCTCGGCTCCAACCTCAAGTACCGGGTGGAGCTGGTGGCCTATCCCAACGAGGAGCCGCCGTACTTCGCCACCGAGTACATGGGTAGCGCCGTGCACGCCAAGTCGTTGTATGAAGCCAAGGTGCCGGTGCGGGCCATGCTCTGCTACGAAATGATTGGCTACTTCCGCGACGAGCCAGGCTCGCAACGCTTCCCTAATGAGCAGCTGGCGGCGCGCTACCCCAACACCGGCAACTTTATTACGGTAGTAGGCCGCACTGGTCAGGAAGCCTTCACCCAGCAGGTGCAAGCGCTTATGCAAACCAAGGCCGACGTAGATGTGCAGCGCATCAATCTGCCCGCGGAAATGGGCCTGGCCGGTCTTTCGGACCACCGCAGCTACTGGAAATACGGCTACGAAGCCCTGATGATCAACGACACGGCCTTCCTGCGCAACCCCAACTACCACCTACCCTCCGACACCATCGACACCCTGGACTTCCGGCGCATGGCTGAGGTAGTGAACGGGGTGTACGCCGTGCTGCTAGGATTGTAG
- a CDS encoding DUF2339 domain-containing protein — protein MGTSLLVLVVVVVAMLYQDLTKRVRELSQRLQQREDEHQALQATVERLRQELQLPHPDSPPAAAAPAPPPVAAPVPAAPPTPREWYRASAPAAPPAAAAVPPMAPASAPPAVIPPAPAPAAPPAQTEAALPTPASPLPPVAAPTATPEATPTTPETAPVPQPFQAPIAPEPRLVAPPTTSATSTTHSQPASQAPVRATSVPAEAAPVGSSPVAAFTTPAEPKVGPVSPPVPPRRPPLPQETEPSGPTWWDRAEQMILDNWTGILGAVVLVTGIGFLGVYAALRVSAPLRFGMITSFAGLLLGLHYYLRPKPFAARLHVWLQSSAAAVFLFACVGSVSVPGLQWAEAPLSYLLLLAGVAANLWLAWDASRESVATLHGVLSLVALAVLPPTLLPLAAAAGVTAFSIGITYRQRWKYQLLLSILSFFVFHQYWHYSLAATGPLGNSLRLSAMALVLLTGVAAAVVQYRKVYATTRFDGLLFSAHVLNWTCLGINLYQYSTGSPWKTVPLGLGALLTFGVARRARQLGIPWLFRTDSIISLALALFATFSLQGWHASGSLILLFMLLETLLVAFIMTREQEKIVSQVAMVGALVAAGCLLALNIGQITVYSPAELHRNAFLLLLSGLLGAGYFYLVGQQLRPDEEGSFAGRELHQGFGGMVGGLYAGAALLLLRALFGVLNPPVAALLSGTLAASGALFGAAWWLRRSPGWFRSLHFLSGQALLMVTIVGLHKAGLGWPATTALLYLETLLLAGALGWLGELLLYRVLVSVSLVGGGWFLLITTHAFRLLPAPELHGRLLLLVVLGVSSSGLLSLPARLARFTALLATTSQRGLHTALQLFTVLVYLTGTGLLAQALFGLAQPPVGLLLAGAVGTAAALGSLATGLLGRAGWFRAAHLPLSQLLLLVAILGLHEAGVSWPAVSTLLYAEVLAFALWLAWQSESGLYRGLVYFALALGAALPAVVYQTGYLPDSWRAALLVGAALASLGTQLLLSWRQAPAHDVLPLSYVAIYRVRLLSLLVGVQMLAAGGLVYEHTWAGWLAAGLGGALLLARRTLKVPGLWLGVVVAAVGYQGLQWSQVLPAGSAFRPGSVLVYLLPLLALPMVGLFCSWWEGRQQHVRWPWLYLGGAQLLVAAWAALAPRSEALPMLAWTLLAAGLAWAAQVVRGRFASAEALIRAGSPDRFLLHLTYGLLSLALLGHFTLLATDSVDLLAGIPARRFTAGALLLVLAGWAAFRPPATAPVYTSWRYLHPLLPEVTLLFGSFTVWDEVQLEWHSLLWIAAAFTLTLAGRTLPLRLRRLRVYGLLFFGAAVVAGSYVALTRLAEGQLLTLAGLTTMATTIGLFAYSAVALQHFPSNQAATWPRLLAPLAALGRLPARVLIPVLLYPSFTLLTLLLLQSFDRSVLTVLLMLEVVAAFISSLLLRRQDLRYAALAGTALCFGRLLLVDLKQHGTITRAIVFILMGVLLLGMNALYARFKSRFAPLPPDEEEPEPTASEENIADSLT, from the coding sequence ATGGGTACTTCCCTGTTGGTGCTGGTCGTCGTTGTGGTGGCCATGCTGTACCAGGACCTTACCAAGCGCGTGCGGGAGCTTAGCCAGCGCCTGCAGCAGCGCGAGGACGAGCACCAAGCACTTCAGGCTACCGTGGAACGCCTGCGGCAGGAACTGCAGCTACCACATCCTGACTCACCGCCTGCAGCCGCTGCTCCTGCCCCACCTCCGGTAGCCGCGCCGGTACCGGCAGCACCACCTACGCCACGAGAGTGGTACCGGGCATCGGCCCCGGCTGCCCCCCCGGCTGCGGCGGCCGTACCGCCAATGGCCCCAGCTAGTGCCCCGCCGGCGGTAATTCCACCGGCCCCAGCGCCGGCCGCTCCTCCGGCCCAGACCGAGGCGGCTTTACCTACACCGGCGTCACCCCTACCGCCCGTGGCCGCTCCCACTGCTACCCCGGAGGCAACCCCAACAACGCCGGAAACAGCGCCAGTCCCGCAGCCATTCCAAGCCCCGATAGCGCCAGAGCCAAGGCTAGTTGCACCGCCCACAACCTCAGCGACTTCAACTACCCATTCTCAGCCTGCAAGCCAAGCTCCGGTCCGGGCCACTTCGGTGCCGGCGGAGGCAGCACCGGTAGGTTCCTCACCGGTAGCTGCTTTCACTACGCCTGCTGAACCGAAGGTAGGGCCAGTTAGCCCGCCCGTGCCTCCGCGGCGGCCGCCGTTGCCCCAAGAGACGGAGCCCAGCGGCCCTACCTGGTGGGACCGAGCCGAACAAATGATTCTGGACAACTGGACCGGTATTCTGGGGGCAGTGGTGCTCGTAACGGGTATTGGTTTTCTGGGCGTTTATGCCGCTTTGCGGGTAAGCGCGCCGCTTCGCTTCGGCATGATAACGTCCTTTGCGGGGCTGTTGCTGGGGCTGCATTATTACCTGCGGCCTAAGCCTTTTGCGGCCCGGTTGCACGTGTGGCTGCAAAGCAGCGCGGCGGCGGTTTTTCTGTTTGCTTGCGTGGGCTCCGTGAGCGTGCCGGGCCTGCAGTGGGCCGAAGCGCCGCTCAGCTACCTGCTGTTGCTGGCCGGCGTGGCGGCCAACCTGTGGCTGGCCTGGGACGCCAGCCGCGAATCGGTGGCGACCTTGCACGGGGTGCTGAGCTTGGTAGCCCTGGCGGTACTGCCGCCTACCCTACTCCCCCTGGCAGCGGCGGCGGGCGTAACTGCGTTCAGCATCGGCATTACCTACCGGCAGCGCTGGAAGTATCAGCTGCTGTTGAGCATTCTCAGCTTTTTCGTTTTTCACCAGTACTGGCACTACTCCCTGGCGGCTACAGGTCCGCTCGGCAACAGTCTGCGGCTGAGCGCTATGGCCCTGGTATTGCTGACAGGAGTAGCCGCCGCCGTGGTGCAGTACCGCAAGGTGTACGCCACTACTCGTTTTGACGGGCTACTGTTCTCGGCGCACGTGTTGAACTGGACCTGCCTGGGCATCAACCTCTACCAGTACAGCACTGGCTCGCCTTGGAAAACCGTACCGCTGGGGCTAGGAGCCCTACTAACGTTCGGGGTGGCCCGCCGGGCCCGGCAGCTTGGTATTCCGTGGCTTTTCCGCACCGATAGTATCATTTCCTTGGCTCTGGCGCTGTTTGCAACCTTCTCCTTGCAAGGCTGGCACGCTTCGGGCAGCCTGATTCTGCTCTTTATGCTACTGGAAACCCTACTCGTGGCCTTTATCATGACGCGGGAGCAGGAAAAAATTGTGTCGCAGGTGGCTATGGTTGGGGCGCTAGTGGCGGCGGGGTGCCTGTTAGCCCTCAATATTGGTCAAATCACGGTGTATTCGCCCGCTGAGCTGCACCGTAACGCCTTTCTGCTGCTGCTTTCCGGTTTGCTGGGCGCGGGCTATTTCTACCTGGTGGGGCAGCAGCTTCGCCCCGATGAGGAGGGTAGCTTCGCTGGCCGAGAGTTGCACCAGGGCTTTGGCGGTATGGTGGGGGGCCTGTATGCTGGGGCGGCGCTGCTGCTGTTGCGGGCCTTATTTGGGGTTCTGAATCCGCCGGTAGCGGCGCTGCTAAGTGGCACGCTGGCGGCATCGGGCGCCTTATTCGGGGCAGCCTGGTGGCTGCGCCGCTCTCCGGGCTGGTTTCGCAGTCTGCACTTTCTTAGCGGGCAAGCGCTGCTCATGGTTACCATCGTAGGGTTACACAAGGCCGGTTTGGGCTGGCCCGCTACCACGGCCCTGCTGTACCTAGAAACCCTGCTGCTGGCCGGGGCACTGGGCTGGCTTGGCGAGCTACTGCTTTACCGGGTGCTGGTCAGCGTTTCTCTGGTGGGAGGAGGCTGGTTTCTGCTCATCACTACCCACGCATTTCGCCTACTGCCGGCGCCGGAGCTACACGGGCGGCTACTGCTACTGGTAGTGCTGGGCGTAAGTAGTAGCGGCCTGCTGAGCCTACCGGCGCGACTGGCCCGCTTCACTGCGCTGCTGGCTACAACTTCCCAGCGGGGTTTGCATACCGCTTTGCAGCTATTCACGGTGCTGGTATACCTGACCGGGACCGGGCTGCTTGCTCAGGCTTTGTTTGGGCTGGCGCAGCCGCCGGTGGGCCTCTTACTTGCTGGCGCTGTGGGAACGGCAGCCGCGCTGGGCAGCCTAGCAACGGGGCTGCTGGGTAGGGCCGGCTGGTTTAGGGCGGCTCATCTTCCACTGAGCCAACTGCTGCTGCTGGTCGCCATACTCGGGCTGCACGAAGCGGGCGTATCATGGCCCGCAGTTAGCACGCTGCTATACGCGGAAGTGCTGGCATTTGCCTTGTGGCTAGCGTGGCAGTCCGAATCGGGGCTGTACCGGGGGCTGGTGTACTTCGCCCTGGCGCTGGGGGCCGCCTTGCCGGCAGTTGTGTACCAGACTGGCTACCTGCCAGATTCGTGGCGGGCAGCGCTGCTCGTAGGAGCCGCACTAGCCTCCCTTGGAACTCAACTGCTCCTGAGCTGGCGCCAGGCTCCGGCCCACGATGTTCTTCCCCTTTCCTACGTTGCCATTTACCGGGTGCGCTTGCTGAGTTTGCTGGTAGGCGTGCAGATGCTGGCCGCGGGTGGGCTGGTGTATGAGCATACCTGGGCTGGGTGGCTGGCGGCCGGCTTAGGCGGCGCCCTGCTGCTGGCGCGGCGGACGCTGAAAGTTCCGGGCCTGTGGTTAGGAGTGGTGGTGGCCGCCGTGGGGTATCAGGGGTTGCAGTGGAGCCAGGTGCTACCAGCGGGCAGTGCGTTCCGGCCAGGCTCGGTGCTTGTATACTTGCTACCCTTGCTGGCGTTGCCGATGGTAGGCCTGTTCTGCTCCTGGTGGGAAGGGCGGCAGCAACACGTGCGCTGGCCGTGGCTGTATTTAGGCGGCGCCCAGTTGCTGGTGGCCGCTTGGGCAGCACTGGCCCCGCGCTCCGAAGCCCTCCCCATGCTGGCCTGGACGCTGCTAGCCGCCGGGCTAGCCTGGGCGGCGCAGGTAGTGCGAGGTCGTTTTGCCAGCGCCGAAGCCCTCATCCGGGCCGGCTCGCCCGACCGATTCCTGCTTCACCTGACCTACGGGTTGCTTTCTCTGGCTTTGCTGGGGCACTTCACGCTGTTGGCGACTGATTCCGTTGACCTGCTGGCGGGCATCCCGGCGCGCCGGTTCACGGCGGGGGCGCTGCTGCTAGTGCTGGCTGGCTGGGCCGCATTCCGCCCGCCCGCTACGGCTCCCGTGTACACTTCTTGGCGTTACCTGCACCCGCTGCTGCCGGAAGTTACCCTGCTTTTTGGCAGCTTCACGGTGTGGGATGAGGTGCAGCTGGAGTGGCACTCCCTGCTCTGGATTGCGGCGGCTTTCACGCTCACACTGGCGGGCCGAACACTGCCGTTGCGCCTACGACGGCTGCGGGTGTACGGGCTGCTGTTTTTCGGGGCGGCCGTGGTGGCGGGAAGCTACGTAGCCCTCACCCGCCTCGCGGAAGGACAACTGCTCACGCTAGCGGGCCTCACAACAATGGCCACAACCATTGGACTTTTTGCGTACTCAGCGGTAGCCCTGCAGCACTTCCCTAGCAACCAAGCCGCTACCTGGCCGCGCCTGCTGGCCCCACTAGCCGCCCTGGGCCGCCTACCGGCTCGAGTACTTATCCCTGTGCTGCTGTACCCGTCCTTCACCCTGCTGACCCTGCTGCTGCTACAATCCTTCGACCGGTCGGTGCTTACCGTGCTGCTGATGCTGGAAGTGGTGGCCGCCTTTATCAGTAGTCTGCTGCTACGGCGCCAAGATTTACGCTATGCGGCTCTGGCGGGCACGGCGCTATGCTTCGGCCGCCTGCTACTGGTTGATTTAAAGCAGCACGGCACCATCACCCGGGCCATTGTTTTCATTCTGATGGGGGTGCTACTGCTGGGCATGAATGCCCTGTATGCGCGCTTTAAAAGCCGCTTCGCACCCTTGCCTCCCGATGAGGAGGAGCCGGAACCCACGGCCTCAGAAGAGAACATAGCGGATTCACTGACTTAG
- a CDS encoding LysR family transcriptional regulator, which translates to MLSHPHEVFLEVARQLSFTKAAHTLFLSQSAVSKQVKALEEHYKTGLFERLGNSIQLTPAGELLYQKLLVARQLQHELHQEFTALSPDFSPQVRMVIGASTTISLYVIPPVLSAYLGQYPHTQLTLKNRNSENILKALLEHEIDLGIIEGIHKVSNVTYTPLLTDEVVAVCSGRNPLHRQELTAQDLRRIPVALREAGSGTLAVLEEALAAKGIRLADLPVKVRLGGTEALKNFVRVDTCLAFLPRQSVMKELAAGELVEVPVHGLNLVRHFDFVQRKGTENNMPYKSFVQFARRHYSKTE; encoded by the coding sequence ATGCTTTCCCACCCGCACGAAGTATTTCTGGAAGTTGCCCGGCAGCTTAGCTTCACCAAGGCTGCCCACACGCTGTTTCTGAGCCAATCGGCGGTGAGCAAGCAGGTGAAGGCCTTAGAGGAGCACTACAAAACGGGCTTGTTTGAGCGCCTGGGCAACAGCATTCAGCTCACGCCGGCCGGGGAACTGCTCTATCAGAAGCTGCTCGTGGCCCGCCAGCTCCAGCACGAGCTGCACCAGGAATTCACGGCCCTCAGCCCCGATTTCTCGCCCCAGGTGCGCATGGTTATTGGGGCCAGCACTACCATTTCGCTTTATGTTATTCCGCCGGTGCTTTCCGCCTACCTCGGCCAGTACCCGCATACCCAACTGACGCTCAAAAACCGTAACAGTGAGAACATCCTCAAAGCCTTGCTGGAGCACGAAATTGACTTGGGCATCATTGAGGGAATTCACAAAGTCAGCAACGTTACCTACACGCCCCTCCTGACCGACGAGGTAGTGGCCGTCTGCTCCGGGCGCAACCCCCTGCACCGGCAGGAGCTGACAGCCCAGGACCTGCGCCGGATTCCGGTGGCTTTGCGCGAAGCTGGCTCCGGCACACTGGCCGTGCTGGAAGAAGCCCTGGCCGCGAAAGGAATTCGCCTCGCTGATCTGCCCGTAAAAGTGCGACTGGGCGGCACCGAAGCCCTCAAAAACTTCGTGCGAGTAGATACCTGCCTGGCCTTCCTACCACGACAGTCCGTAATGAAAGAGCTGGCGGCTGGCGAGCTGGTAGAAGTGCCCGTACACGGCCTAAACCTGGTCCGCCACTTCGATTTTGTGCAGCGCAAAGGCACCGAAAACAACATGCCTTATAAGAGTTTTGTGCAGTTTGCCCGGCGCCATTATTCCAAAACGGAATAG
- a CDS encoding threonine synthase, with protein MSTLLATASRLQQLHCAACHAPYSAFSLQRVSSCCAQPLVADYDLREPLTRAAGIQTTENSMWRYASLLPLLDETNRVSLGEGWTPMLALPRLAAHYGFQDLRLKDEGQNPTGSFKARGLSMAISKAKELGVTGCIIPTAGNAGVAMAAYCARAGLRAVVVMPRHTPQAFREECYWYGAEVHLVDGLINDCAARVRELNAAGELLDVSTLKEPYRLEGKKTMGYELAEQLNWRLPDVLLYPAGGGTGLIGIWKALREMQALGWLPATAQLPRMVAVQAANCCPLVETREGRQLNCQAYLGKPTIANGLAVPRPLGEPLMLDVLDESEGLALAITDEQMLEGLRELGKEEGLFVAPEGAAVWMAARQLLRTGWIRPEEQVLLLNTGSAQKYLENIVGLA; from the coding sequence ATGTCAACCCTCCTCGCTACCGCCTCCCGTCTTCAGCAGCTGCATTGTGCCGCTTGCCACGCCCCGTACTCGGCCTTCTCGCTGCAACGGGTTTCTAGCTGCTGCGCCCAGCCCCTCGTAGCCGACTACGACCTACGTGAGCCGCTCACCCGTGCCGCCGGCATTCAAACCACGGAAAACTCCATGTGGCGCTACGCCTCCTTGCTACCCCTGCTCGACGAGACTAACCGCGTCAGTCTGGGCGAGGGCTGGACCCCGATGCTGGCTCTGCCCCGACTGGCGGCCCATTACGGTTTCCAGGACCTGCGCCTCAAGGATGAAGGTCAGAACCCAACGGGCTCGTTTAAGGCCCGTGGGCTGAGCATGGCCATTTCTAAGGCCAAGGAACTGGGCGTTACGGGCTGTATTATTCCCACCGCCGGCAATGCTGGGGTAGCTATGGCTGCCTACTGCGCGCGGGCCGGGTTGCGGGCAGTAGTAGTTATGCCGCGCCACACGCCCCAGGCCTTCCGGGAGGAATGCTACTGGTACGGGGCCGAGGTGCACCTCGTGGATGGCCTTATCAACGACTGCGCCGCCCGGGTGCGGGAGCTGAATGCGGCCGGAGAGCTGCTCGATGTTTCTACCCTAAAGGAGCCCTACCGCCTCGAAGGCAAGAAAACCATGGGCTACGAACTGGCCGAACAGCTCAACTGGCGCCTGCCCGACGTGCTGCTGTATCCGGCCGGCGGCGGCACCGGCCTCATCGGCATCTGGAAAGCCCTGCGCGAAATGCAGGCCTTGGGGTGGCTGCCCGCTACGGCCCAGCTTCCGCGCATGGTGGCTGTGCAAGCTGCCAACTGCTGCCCCTTGGTTGAAACGCGGGAAGGCCGCCAGCTTAACTGCCAGGCCTACCTAGGCAAGCCCACCATTGCCAACGGCTTGGCTGTGCCCCGCCCCCTCGGCGAGCCATTAATGCTGGACGTGCTGGATGAATCGGAAGGGTTAGCCCTGGCAATTACCGATGAGCAGATGCTGGAAGGGCTCCGGGAGCTGGGTAAGGAAGAAGGGCTATTCGTGGCCCCGGAAGGTGCCGCCGTTTGGATGGCCGCCCGTCAACTGCTACGCACCGGCTGGATTCGCCCTGAGGAGCAGGTGCTCCTGCTGAATACCGGCTCCGCCCAGAAGTACCTCGAAAACATTGTTGGCCTAGCCTAA
- a CDS encoding ammonium transporter produces the protein MTSKVAPFHPGFSLFTLGVLLVLALVAAFVDVPHPAATPGSLNGADVAWMLTATAFVLIMTPGLSFFYGGMVRPKNVISTMLQSFVALGVISVLFYFVGFSLCYGDSWYGLIGNPFTFALLRNVGTAPNPAFAATIPFILYFAFQLKFAIITPALITGSFAERVRFKGYLAFMVLFSLFIYCPLAHWTWHPEGFLRKWGVLDFAGGTVVHISAGVAALAGAMVLGRRSANLRTSSFSTPNVPYVLLGTGLLWFGWFGFNAGSALGANELAALSFVNTNLASAAALIAWVLIEVARGGKPTAVGACTGAVVGLVAITPAAGYIGYGQSILFGVLAALISHAAVHWQNSRTTIDDTLDVFPCHGLGGIVGMLLTGVFADKVGLIHGTFTTFGYHLLGLLIVITYSFVGAWILLKITDRIFGLRVKIQEEELGLDLSQHEESTYHIDEEFERTYRREFAPENA, from the coding sequence ATGACTTCTAAAGTAGCTCCCTTTCATCCTGGTTTCAGCCTGTTCACGCTAGGTGTCCTACTGGTGCTGGCCCTTGTTGCCGCTTTTGTGGACGTGCCACACCCCGCCGCCACTCCCGGCTCGCTCAACGGCGCCGATGTAGCCTGGATGCTCACGGCCACGGCCTTCGTGCTGATTATGACCCCAGGCTTGTCGTTTTTTTACGGGGGTATGGTGCGGCCCAAAAACGTTATCAGTACCATGCTGCAAAGCTTTGTGGCCCTGGGCGTTATTTCCGTACTGTTCTATTTCGTAGGTTTCTCGCTCTGCTACGGCGACTCCTGGTACGGACTGATTGGTAACCCGTTCACGTTTGCCCTCCTGCGCAACGTAGGCACGGCGCCCAACCCAGCTTTTGCTGCCACCATTCCTTTCATCCTCTACTTCGCCTTTCAGCTCAAGTTTGCCATTATCACCCCGGCCCTAATTACCGGCTCCTTCGCCGAGCGGGTCCGCTTTAAGGGGTATCTGGCGTTCATGGTGCTGTTCAGCCTGTTCATCTACTGCCCCCTGGCCCACTGGACCTGGCACCCCGAAGGCTTCCTGCGCAAATGGGGCGTGCTTGATTTTGCGGGCGGCACCGTGGTGCATATTTCGGCGGGCGTGGCCGCCCTGGCCGGGGCCATGGTGCTGGGGCGCCGCTCGGCCAATCTGCGTACCTCCTCCTTTTCAACCCCGAACGTGCCTTACGTACTACTCGGTACGGGCTTGCTGTGGTTTGGCTGGTTTGGCTTCAACGCGGGTTCGGCCCTGGGAGCCAACGAGCTGGCAGCCTTGTCCTTCGTGAACACCAACCTAGCCTCGGCAGCGGCTCTTATTGCCTGGGTCCTCATTGAGGTAGCCCGGGGTGGCAAGCCCACAGCCGTGGGTGCCTGCACCGGTGCTGTGGTGGGCCTAGTGGCCATTACCCCGGCCGCCGGCTACATCGGGTACGGGCAAAGCATCCTGTTCGGGGTGCTGGCCGCCCTAATCAGCCACGCCGCCGTGCACTGGCAAAACTCCCGCACCACCATCGACGATACCCTGGATGTATTTCCCTGCCACGGCCTGGGCGGCATTGTGGGCATGCTCCTGACGGGCGTGTTTGCTGATAAAGTTGGGCTAATCCACGGCACTTTCACCACCTTCGGCTACCACCTGCTGGGCCTGCTGATTGTTATTACCTATTCTTTCGTGGGCGCCTGGATTCTGCTGAAAATTACCGACCGCATCTTCGGCTTGCGCGTAAAAATTCAAGAAGAAGAGTTGGGGCTCGATTTAAGCCAGCACGAGGAATCAACCTACCACATCGACGAGGAATTTGAACGCACGTATCGGCGGGAGTTTGCCCCGGAAAATGCGTAG
- a CDS encoding tetratricopeptide repeat protein, whose protein sequence is MEQANWPDRILLLLRQGRAAQAEQELRRILHQEPNDALAHAWLGMALLDLGRLPEGQEHIETAIGLAPEFDFAYYLLSLAHQRQQRLPEALTAIEQALALDPTDPNYHHTLGLIRFQRGQWEGALRSAELGLAYDPEHVDCLGLRGRCLARLGRAQDAADSLETALRHDPDDAGTHADAGWVALEAGRHQQALHHFRDALRRQPTSNYAREGLVESLKAQYWLYRAFLRFTVWTEKLGGATRRLLFIGLYVLVRFVPVLLPIYLPLVFMSWFSDPMFNGLLLLNPYGRHALSAAQRRQALVFAGVLLAATLLLTAATFAHLAGVGVLGGSLLAALFPVTVALRPYSTRKARGWAVAATVVLVGLGLAGLVAGLFFPEENLQKGIVGALFVTWLAYLWSTALL, encoded by the coding sequence ATGGAACAAGCCAACTGGCCCGACCGGATTTTACTGCTACTGCGCCAGGGCCGGGCGGCCCAGGCTGAGCAGGAGCTGCGCCGCATTCTGCACCAGGAGCCCAATGATGCCCTGGCCCACGCTTGGCTCGGCATGGCCTTGCTGGATTTGGGACGACTGCCGGAGGGGCAAGAACACATTGAAACAGCCATTGGCCTGGCTCCCGAGTTCGACTTTGCCTACTACCTGCTGAGTTTGGCTCACCAGCGCCAGCAGCGCCTACCGGAAGCGCTGACGGCCATTGAGCAAGCCCTGGCCCTCGACCCAACCGACCCAAATTACCACCACACCCTGGGCCTGATCCGGTTTCAGCGCGGCCAGTGGGAAGGCGCCCTGCGCTCCGCCGAGCTAGGCCTGGCCTACGACCCCGAGCATGTTGATTGCCTGGGGCTGCGGGGCCGTTGCCTGGCTCGCCTCGGGCGCGCCCAGGATGCGGCCGATTCGCTGGAAACCGCCCTGCGCCACGACCCCGACGATGCCGGCACCCACGCCGACGCCGGCTGGGTGGCCCTGGAAGCCGGCCGGCACCAGCAGGCCCTCCACCACTTCCGCGACGCCCTGCGCCGACAGCCTACCTCCAACTACGCTCGCGAAGGACTGGTAGAATCATTGAAGGCTCAGTACTGGCTGTACCGCGCCTTTCTGCGCTTTACCGTCTGGACGGAAAAGCTGGGCGGGGCCACCCGGCGCCTGCTCTTCATTGGGCTGTACGTGCTGGTGCGGTTCGTACCCGTGCTATTACCCATTTACCTGCCTCTGGTGTTTATGAGCTGGTTTTCTGACCCCATGTTCAACGGCTTGCTGCTGCTGAACCCCTACGGTCGGCATGCTCTTTCAGCAGCCCAGCGGCGGCAGGCCCTGGTTTTTGCCGGCGTTCTGCTAGCCGCTACCCTCCTGCTGACTGCGGCAACTTTCGCTCACCTGGCGGGGGTAGGCGTGTTAGGCGGCAGCTTGCTGGCGGCCTTATTTCCGGTTACGGTAGCCCTGCGGCCCTACAGCACCCGCAAAGCCCGTGGGTGGGCCGTGGCAGCCACCGTGGTGCTAGTAGGGCTAGGGCTGGCCGGATTGGTGGCGGGGTTGTTTTTTCCGGAAGAAAACCTGCAAAAGGGAATTGTGGGGGCGCTGTTCGTTACCTGGCTAGCCTACCTCTGGTCTACAGCCTTGCTGTAA